The Lycium barbarum isolate Lr01 chromosome 9, ASM1917538v2, whole genome shotgun sequence genome has a segment encoding these proteins:
- the LOC132610669 gene encoding BRCA1-associated RING domain protein 1-like, with product MRCTVGGEDIFHERDMKRQKKLNYGLSESLESHGHIQQRYPSSEIVANSNCNLENKICESPSVGQPKAVTDQHPLKESVCAFCHSPKTTERTGLFMYYANGKEVVENVTSLPKVICVHSKCIEWTPQVYYVGDIIQNLDTEVARAAKLKCSSCGMKGAALGCYVKSCRRSYHVPCAFEIQDCRWDRDEFVMLCPIHKSVKFPSEKSKSRKHVRREVYPETSPLTTEQLSFWARSSDGPKEWVLSGSALSSGEKYMLVKFANMCGATVCKFWKPNVTHVVATIDEKGACTRTMKVLMAILSGKWILTMDWVKACIAANGPVNEEPYEITLDNYGCCGGPKAGRLRVSTDAPKLFDGFKFYLSGDFMPAYKSDLLDLVEKAGGTIIQSKEQLVQQTRAAQDTQPPSLVVYNCEPPQGCMFEEESSILQQRLAEAEDLAKQIGCQAIQHTWILESIAACKLVPFC from the exons ATGCGCTGCACAGTTGGGGGTGAAGATATATTTCATGAAAGGGATATGAAGAGGCAAAAGAAACTAAATTATGGTTTGTCAGAGAGCTTAGAAAGTCATGGTCATATTCAACAAAGATATCCTAGTTCTGAAATTGTTGCTAATTCCAACTGCAATTTGGAGAATAAAATATGTGAATCTCCTTCTGTTGGTCAGCCAAAAGCAGTTACAGATCAACATCCTCTGAAAGAAAGCGTTTGTGCTTTCTGTCATTCACCTAAGACCACAGAG AGAACTGGACTGTTCATGTACTATGCAAATGGAAAGGAAGTGGTGGAAAATGTCACTTCTCTTCCCAAAGTCATATGTGTGCACAGTAAATGCATTGAATG GACACCTCAAGTATATTATGTTGGAGATATTATACAGAATTTGGACACCGAGGTGGCAAGAGCTGCAAAACTCAAATGTAGTAGTTGTGGCATGAAGGGTGCAGCACTTGGCTGCTATGTAAAGTCTTGCAGGAGGAGTTATCATGTGCCCTGTGCATTTGAAATCCAGGATTGCCGTTGGGATAGG GACGAGTTTGTCATGCTGTGCCCAATTCATAAATCTGTTAAATTTCCAAGTGAGAAGTCGAAGTCCAGAAAGCATGTCAGGAGGGAAGTGTATCCAGAGACTTCTCCACT AACCACCGAGCAATTGAGTTTTTGGGCAAGATCATCAGATGGACCCAAAGAATGGGTTCTTTCTGGGTCTGCTTTATCCTCAGGAGAGAAG TATATGTTGGTGAAATTTGCTAATATGTGTGGTGCAACTGTTTGCAAGTTTTGGAAACCAAATGTCACGCATGTTGTTGCAACAATAGATGAAAAGGGTGCATGCACCAGAACAATGAAAGTTCTCATGGCGATTTTGAGTGGAAAATGGATTCTAACTATGGACT GGGTAAAAGCTTGTATTGCAGCAAATGGCCCGGTAAATGAAGAACCATATGAAATAACTCTAGACAATTATGGTTGTTGTGGGGGCCCCAAAGCTGGAAGGCTGAGGGTCTCAACTGAT GCGCCAAAGCTTTTTGATGGTTTCAAGTTTTATTTGAGTGGAGATTTTATGCCAGCTTACAAAAGTGACTTATTAGATCTAGTTGAGAAGGCTGGAGGCACTATCATTCAGAGCAAGGAACAGTTGGTGCAGCAGACTCGCGCTGCACAGGACACTCAACCACCTTCTCTAGTTGTATACAACTGTGAACCCCCACAGGGTTGCATGTTTGAAGAAGAAAGCAGCATTTTACAACAAAGATTAGCTGAAGCTGAGGATCTAGCCAAGCAAATTGGTTGTCAAGCCATTCAACATACTTGGATTCTGGAATCTATTGCTGCATGTAAATTAGTACCTTTTTGCTGA
- the LOC132610668 gene encoding putative pentatricopeptide repeat-containing protein At1g12700, mitochondrial: MCQTPLKFEARKTPTPTWASCPNTMVPRTSNHIARYAASTKSGKLFSSTIFIAPTPDNNNSLDKFLKYDCKSGKIHIKDALNHFDNMLHMQPPPPTSSFNLLLGALAKTKNYKDVLLLYNKMVDDNYSTDFITLNILLNSFCSIKEVGFGFGVLGGIIKRGYNPNVVTFTSLIKGFFVENKINEAVGLFKKMVELGYKPHVKTWGTLINGLCRSGNAERALILHQEMSKGNVLFGVQFRPNVVSYSMIIDGLCKEGLVAKAVKVFLEMKEKRIYPDVVVYGSLVHGLSVAGEWEEAKAFFNEMVDQGIRPNVVTFNVLMSALCKEGKIEEASKLLDLMVQRGEKPDSFTYNTLMDGFCLEGKVDNARQLFVSMAAKGEERDVISYNILINGYCKCGRVDEGWRLYKEMLQKDYKPTVITFNTLLTALFQGGRVEDGRELFVEMQRCGVAPDSSTYNILLDGFCKNNCLTEALELFQLLERKGHELTIEIFNCVIDGLCKGGKLEDATKLFESLSRKGLVPTVVTYSIMIHGFCKNGQLEKANNLFLEMERKGCFPNVVTFNTLMHGFCDNNDAPRVVGLLQKMAEKHISPDLSTISLVIDLLSKDEKYHEFLNLIPTFPNQSAEK; encoded by the coding sequence ATGTGCCAAACGCCCCTAAAATTTGAAGCGAGGAAAACCCCGACTCCCACCTGGGCTTCTTGTCCGAACACTATGGTTCCACGAACTTCCAATCATATAGCTCGTTATGCAGCTTCTACTAAAAGTGGTAAGCTTTTTTCATCTACTATATTCATTGCCCCAACCCCAGATAATAATAATTCCCTTGACAAGTTCCTCAAATATGACTGTAAATCAGGTAAAATCCACATTAAGGATGCACTTAATCACTTTGATAACATGCTTCATATGCAACCCCCACCACCCACTTCATCATTTAACCTCTTGTTAGGTGCACTTGCCAAAACCAAGAACTATAAAGATGTTCTCTTATTGTATAATAAGATGGTTGATGATAATTATTCAACTGATTTTATTACACTTAACATTTTGCTTAACAGTTTTTGTAGTATCAAAGAAGTGGGGTTTGGGTTTGGTGTGTTAGGTGGTATTATTAAGAGGGGTTATAATCCAAATGTGGTAACTTTTACGTCGTTGATTAAAGGGTTTTTTGTTGAAAATAAGATTAATGAGGCGGTGGGGTTGTTCAAGAAAATGGTTGAATTGGGATATAAGCCTCATGTTAAGACTTGGGGTACATTGATTAATGGTTTATGTAGGAGTGGGAATGCCGAGAGGGCGTTGATTTTGCATCAAGAAATGTCAAAAGGGAATGTTCTTTTTGGTGTTCAATTTAGGCCGAATGTTGTTTCGTATAGCATGATAATTGATGGTCTTTGTAAGGAAGGTTTGGTAGCTAAGGCGGTTAAGGTGTTTTTGGAGATGAAGGAGAAAAGAATCTACCCGGATGTGGTGGTATACGGCTCTTTGGTTCATGGTTTGTCTGTTGCTGGTGAGTGGGAGGAAGCGAAGGCTTTTTTTAATGAAATGGTAGATCAAGGTATTCGTCCTAATGTTGTGACCTTCAATGTTTTGATGAGTGCCCTTTGCAAGGAAGGGAAAATCGAAGAAGCAAGTAAGTTGTTGGACTTGATGGTTCAAAGGGGTGAAAAACCTGATTCTTTTACATATAACACATTGATGGATGGATTTTGCTTAGAGGGGAAAGTTGATAATGCAAGGCAATTGTTTGTTTCAATGGCAGCTAAGGGTGAGGAACGTGATGTAATAAGTTACAATATCTTAATTAATGGATATTGCAAGTGCGGAAGAGTAGATGAGGGTTGGAGGCTTTACAAAGAGATGCTTCAGAAAGATTATAAGCCAACAGTAATTACGTTTAACACTTTGTTAACTGCCCTTTTTCAAGGAGGGAGAGTTGAGGATGGACGAGAACTATTTGTTGAGATGCAAAGGTGTGGTGTTGCACCAGATTCTTCAACTTACAATATATTGTTAGATGGATTTTGCAAGAATAATTGCCTCACGGAAGCACTGGAGTTGTTCCAGCTTCTAGAAAGGAAAGGACATGAACTCACTATTGAAATCTTTAACTGTGTGATTGATGGGTTGTGTAAAGGAGGAAAACTTGAAGATGCTACCAAACTGTTTGAGAGTTTGTCCCGGAAAGGCTTGGTGCCAACCGTTGTTACATATTCTATCATGATTCATGGTTTCTGTAAAAATGGTCAATTGGAAAAGGCAAATAATTTGTTCTTGGAGATGGAAAGGAAGGGATGTTTTCCGAATGTTGTCACATTTAATACGCTTATGCATGGTTTCTGTGATAACAATGATGCGCCACGGGTAGTAGGCCTTCTTCAGAAAATGGCAGAGAAACATATTTCACCAGATTTATCAACAATATCTCTCGTTATAGATTTACTGTCGAAGGATGAAAAATATCATGAATTTCTGAACTTGATTCCAACATTTCCAAACCAGTCTGCCGAAAAGTGA